A region of Vitis vinifera cultivar Pinot Noir 40024 chromosome 15, ASM3070453v1 DNA encodes the following proteins:
- the LOC100267266 gene encoding protein KINESIN LIGHT CHAIN-RELATED 1, producing MPGLVSVKTPRASTPLRIFLPENSQCDGSRNGSPQVQRRMASPSPSTSTSRARPSPDRGSGRKKTTPEKTTIDESSLDNPDLGPFLLKMARDTIASGDSPSKALDFAIRAARSFESCSGSEPSLDLAMCLHVVAAIHCSLGRFEEAVPVLERAIRVPDLAKGSDHALAMFSGYMQLGDSHSMLGQLDRSVSAYESGLKIQTETLGESDPRVAETCRYLAEVHVQALQFDEAENLCKKTLEIHREHSEPASLEEAADRRLMALICEAKRDYEAALEHLVLASMAMIANGQDNDVAAIDVSIGDIYLSLCRFDEAVFSYQKALTVFKSTKGDNHPSVASVFIRLADLYFKTGKLRESKSYCENALRIYAKPVPGTTPEEIANGLTEISAIYEAVNEPEEALRLLQKAMKLLEDTPAHRSTITGIEAQMGVMFYMVGRYGEARASFESVIAKLQASGERKSSFFGIVLNQMGLACVQLYKIDEAAELFEEARGILEQECGPYHLDTLGVYSNLAATYDAMGRVEDAIEILEYILKVREEKLGTANPDVDDEKKRLTELLKQAGRVRNRKGKSLENLLVSNPQGMKKEGTKRWSGFGFKT from the exons ATGCCTGGTTTAGTTTCGGTGAAAACCCCACGTGCCTCAACGCCGCTCAGAATTTTCCTTCCAGAAAATTCACAATGCGACGGTTCCAGAAACGGGTCGCCGCAGGTTCAGCGTCGGATGGCGTCGCCGTCGCCTTCCACGTCCACCTCCCGAGCCAGGCCCTCCCCCGACCGGGGCTCCGGCAGGAAGAAGACTACGCCGGAGAAGACGACAATCGACGAGTCCTCCCTAGACAACCCTGATCTGGGTCCGTTTCTCCTCAAGATGGCCCGCGACACCATCGCCTCCGGCGACAGTCCCAGCAAGGCTCTCGATTTCGCGATCCGCGCGGCGAGGTCCTTCGAGAGTTGTTCGGGTTCGGAGCCGAGTTTGGACCTGGCCATGTGCCTCCACGTCGTGGCGGCGATTCACTGCAGCTTGGGGCGGTTCGAGGAGGCGGTCCCAGTCCTGGAGCGGGCTATTCGGGTCCCGGATCTGGCAAAAGGGTCGGACCACGCTCTGGCCATGTTCTCTGGGTACATGCAATTGGGCGACTCCCATTCGATGCTGGGTCAATTGGATAGATCAGTTTCTGCTTACGAATCGGGTCTAAAGATCCAGACAGAGACTCTGGGCGAATCCGATCCGAGAGTTGCAGAGACTTGCAG GTACTTGGCTGAGGTTCATGTTCAAGCACTGCAGTTTGATGAGGCAGAGAATCTCTGTAAAAAGACCCTTGAAATCCACAGGGAGCATAGTGAACCAGCCTCCCTTGAAGAAGCAGCTGATCGTCGGCTAATGGCTCTAATCTGTGAGGCAAAGAGAGATTATGAGGCTGCACTTGAGCATCTTGTCCTTGCCAGTATGGCGATGATTGCAAACGGTCAAGACAATGACGTTGCTGCAATAGATGTGAGCATTGGTGACATTTACTTGTCCCTCTGTCGCTTTGATGAGGCCGTGTTTTCATATCAGAAGGCACTTACAGTCTTTAAGTCCACAAAGGGTGACAATCACCCTTCTGTGGCATCAGTGTTCATTCGCCTTGCTGACCTCTACTTCAAGACCGGAAAGCTACGAGAATCCAAGTCATACTGTGAGAATGCCTTGAGAATATATGCAAAACCTGTGCCTGGAACCACACCTGAAGAGATTGCCAATGGGCTGACAGAGATTTCAGCCATCTATGAAGCTGTAAATGAGCCTGAGGAGGCATTGAGGCTCTTGCAGAAGGCAATGAAGTTATTGGAGGATACCCCTGCCCACCGTAGCACGATTACAGGGATAGAGGCACAAATGGGCGTGATGTTCTACATGGTTGGGAGGTACGGGGAGGCTCGGGCCTCCTTTGAGAGTGTTATAGCAAAGCTTCAGGCCAGTGGGGAGAGGAAATCATCCTTCTTTGGAATTGTGTTGAACCAGATGGGATTGGCTTGTGTGCAGTTGTACAAGATTGATGAGGCTGCCGAGTTGTTCGAAGAAGCAAGGGGGATATTGGAGCAAGAGTGCGGCCCGTATCACTTGGATACTCTAGGGGTATATAGCAATCTTGCAGCAACTTATGATGCTATGGGGAG GGTAGAGGATGCAATTGAGATATTGGAGTACATACTTAAGGTGAGGGAAGAAAAGCTTGGAACAGCAAATCCGGATGTGGATGATGAGAAGAAAAGGCTAACTGAGCTCTTAAAACAAGCAGGCAGGGTTCGGAACAGAAAAGGAAAATCACTTGAAAATCTTCTTGTTTCCAACCCCCAAGGGATGAAAAAAGAGGGAACAAAGAGGTGGTCAGGGTTCGGTTTCAAAACTTGA
- the LOC104881937 gene encoding LOB domain-containing protein 1 gives MSSSGRLPNFLALKPLKFGILTNNLYLSACGQLILIDVLALKSCLGASMETSTMAAQVPPRARTHQPCAACRMLRRRCDRDCILAPYFPSYEAEKFAGVHRVFGASNVIRMIQMVEESRREDAVKAIIYEATARLRDPVYGSAGAIFHLQKMIQDLKTQLDSIRTQTLVLQEQRDQLLGILKNVHHMDPVSPMDFPMFGAAGSLSNGDILRYDPSTFPLDCDWTW, from the exons ATGTCCTCAAGTGGCCGCCTGCCCAACTTCCTCGCACTTAAACCATTGAAATTTGGCATCCTCACAAACAATCTATACCTATCAGCATGTGGGCAACTTATATTAATTGATGTCCTTGCTTTAAAATCTTGCCTTGGTGCAAGCATGGAGACATCGACTATGGCTGCCCAAGTTCCACCCCGAGCCAGGACCCATCAGCCTTGCGCTGCTTGTAGGATGCTGAGGAGGAGGTGTGATAGAGACTGCATATTAGCACCATACTTTCCAAGCTATGAGGCTGAGAAATTCGCTGGTGTGCATAGAGTGTTTGGTGCTAGCAATGTTATCAGAATGATTCAG ATGGTGGAGGAATCGAGGAGGGAGGATGCTGTCAAAGCCATAATTTATGAAGCAACAGCAAGGCTTAGAGACCCTGTGTATGGCAGTGCTGGAGCAATTTTCCACTTGCAGAAGATGATTCAAGACCTCAAAACACAACTGGACTCGATAAGAACTCAAACACTGGTGCTTCAAGAACAAAGAGATCAGTTGTTAGGGATTCTAAAAAATGTTCATCACATGGATCCAGTTTCCCCCATGGATTTCCCCATGTTTGGCGCTGCTGGTTCCTTATCCAATGGTGATATATTGCGCTATGATCCTTCTACATTTCCCTTAGACTGTGACTGGACTTGGTGa